The DNA sequence TTCTGTCGTGCGTCAGGCCGCCGAGGCAGCTGGCGTACCTGCCACCGTTCCGCTGGTGCAGCGCGGCGGACCCACAGAGCTATGGCTTGCCAAGGCCGGCCGGCCCACCTACCAAAGAGCTTCGTTTATTGCCGGTCCACCGGCCCGGTACCTCGGCAATGCCAATCCCTGGATGCTCGACCCCGTGAAGGCGGGCGGGGGCTGCCTGGCAAATCTGGGACCGCATTTTATCGACATGTTCCTCAGGGGTACAGGTGAGACAGAAACCCACGTGGACTCCCGACTCTCGTCGGCTCTTCACCACCAGAGCGTCGAGGATCACGCCAGTCTCATCATCACCACGCCAGAAGGACGCGAAGCAATCGTCGAAGTTGGCTACGCATTCCCCGACTCCCCACTGAAGCGTTACTGCAGCTTCACCTCGGTCGGCGAGGCAGGATTCGCGACAGTGGACTCCGACGGTTCGGCTACGTTCACGGCGGTGGACGGCACCACCGAGGTCGACAAGATCAACGTGGACAGCGACCCTCTTTACGATCCCTTCGTGCGGAGCGTCGCCCGGACGCTGGAAGATGGATTCCGGGGCCTGACTACGCTGGCCCAGCTCGAAAACGTCATGCGCCCGATTTGGCGGGCCTATGACAACCAGCACGGAGGAATAGAACATGCCTGATTTGAGTATCGACGTCGTTGCAAAAGCTGCCGGTGTTCACCGGTCAACGGTGTCCCGTGCATTCTCCCGCCCCGAAGCCGTAAAGAGTGAAACACGCGAGCACATCCTTCGCGTCGCCGAGGGACTCGGCTACACGATGAGCCCACTCGCCCAGGCGCTCCGCCGGAAAACCAGTACCTTCATCCCGCTGATCGTCCCTGATATCACGAACCCGTTCTTTGCAGAACTTGCCAAGACAATGACGCAGGCGGCGGATGAGCGCGGCTACCAGCTGCTGCTCTGCGTCACCAACGGCGACCCGGCCAAGACCGACGGCTACTTCACCGCCATGCAGGCCATGTATGCCCCCTTCGGTATCGTCGCGCCGTCGACGAAGGTCGATACGGAGGCCCTCAAACGCTTCGACTTCGGCCACAAGGTCGTCGTGATCGACCGTGTGGAAGGGGACGACGCCGTCCCAACGGTCACTGTTGACAGCCGCCGCGGGATCATGCTGGCCTTGGATCACCTGCATTCTTTGGGGCACACATCGATCGGCTACGTCTCCGGCATCGCCGGCACGCACACCGCCCAGGACCGTATGGACGCCTATTTGGAGTTGTCTGCCGAGAGCGGCAGCGCACCTGTCGTGCTGGACAGCGGATCGGATCTGGATGCGGGCACACGTGGGGCAGAACATTACCTCGCGATGGACAACCCCCCAACGGCCATCATCGCGGCCAATGACATGGTGGCCTTTGCGGTCATCTCGGCCCTCGGCCAAAGCGGTGTGCGGGTGCCGGAGGACGTGTCGGTCATCGGTTTCGACGGCTTGGCTCTGGGGGCCCGGTTTAACCCGGCCCTGACCACCATCCGGCAGCCCATCGCCGATATGGGACACATCGCCATCGAACTGGCTGAGAAGCAGAACGCGGACGGCTCCGTGGACCACATCGTCCTCGAACCGGAGCTCCTGGTCCGCGCCTCCACTTCAGGACCACGAGCATGACCGCGCCAATGAGCGGGGCACAGGAGTCGACGCTCCGGCGTTTGCCCGGGCTCCAGCACACGGACCACGTTGGTTTGACCGTCCCCAACCTTGAGGAAGGTATCCGCTTCTTCGTCGACGTCCTGGGAGCTGAAGAGCTGTACCGCTCCGAACGCGGCCCCGATGAAGACTTCATGCCGACAAACTTCGAGGTCCCGGCAGATGCCAAGCTCACGCTCGCCATGTTGCGCCTGCCGCCGAACCTCAACATCGAGCTTTTCGAATGGAGCAGCACTGAGCGGCGTACGACGCCGCCGCGGCACTGCGACGCCGGTGGCCACCACCTGTGCTTCGTCGTGGACGACGTCGATGAAGCGATCGCAGTGCTCCAGGACATACCGGGGGTACGCGTGCTCGGTGAGCGCAAAGAAGTTGCCGGCGACAGCCCCCGGGTAGCCGGCAACCGTTGGACCTACTTCATCACCCCTTGGGGCTTGCTGATGGAAATCGTGGACCGGTCCCGCGTCGCGGCCCCGCCCCGGCTGGTCGGTCCGACGGACTGGGCTGCACCACCAAACACTTCAGAAAGGACATGAACAATGCGGCTTGCCGGTCATACACTAGGCACCCCGAACCACACGGTTCCCCAAGCACTTGAACTCTTCCGGGCCGCAGGGCTCGACGCCGCCGAAGTCATCTACCAGAATGACTACACATCCGGATTGCCCCTGGGTGACCGGCGGGCCGCGATGGAGGCCCTCAAAGCCGCCGAAGCTACTGGAATACCGATCGTCGGGCTGACGCCTTACACGACCGCCATCAACTCCCTGGATGACACGGAATGGCGTCAAGGAGTCGATGAATTCCGCGGCGCCATAGACACCGCACACCTGCTCGGCGCCGACCGGGTCCGTGTCTACGCCGGATCCTGGCACCCCGGAGACACCGACCATGGGGCACGATGGGCACAACTGCGTAAAGCACTGGAGACCCTTGCTCCGGAAGCGGATCAGGCCGGCGTCCGCCTTTGCGTGGAAAACCACTTCGGCACCATGACCCAGACCGCGGCAGAAACTGCTGCCCTGGTACGGGAAATTGCCCAACCGTCTGTCCGCGTCCTCTATGACCAGGCAAACCTGACATTCACACATGACGAAAACTACGAACAGGCCTTCGCCGTTCAAGGGGACCTGATCGGCCACGTTCACGTGAAGGACCTCGTCTTCACGGACCCCAACGCGGCCTTCCGGGCTACCGAAACAGCCAGGGTCAACGCCTCTGAACGAGCCGTCCGCTCCCGCGTCGTTGGAAGCGGCGTCGTACCGTGGTCCCAAATCCTCGCTGCCCTGCTCCGTCACAGCTACGACGACGTGCTGAGCATCGAACTTGAGTACCGCTGGCACCCCCAAGACCTCCCCGCGCCCGAGGACGGATTCCGCCAATCCGCGACGGTCCTGCGCGCAATGCTCACTGAGCTGGCTGAAGTAAGGAACGCATGATGACCACCAACCGCCTCCGGGTCGGCGTTATCGGCGCCGGCAACATCGCCACTATTGCCCAATTGCCCACCCTCGTACAACGCAATGATGTCGAACTGGCCGCGCTTGTGTCCCGGCGCGAGGACCCGAGCAACCTGGTCCGACGCTGGGGCTTCAACGCCGCCTACAAAACGCCAGAGGACATGCTGGCCGCCCAGGAACTGGATGCAGTCTTCGTCCTGACGCCACGCTCCGAGCACGCCCACGCCGTCCAGCTATGCCTGAGCCGGGACGTGGATGTGTTCTGCGAGAAGCCGCTGGCCCCGGCAACCGATGAAGCAGAACGCCTGGCCGACCTCGCCGATGAACGGGGGCGAATACTGATGGTTGACTTCAACCGCCGCTACGCGCCGGTCTACACCGCCGGCCGGGAAGCCTTCGGCGAGAACGGCGCCACCTTCTGC is a window from the Arthrobacter sp. NicSoilC5 genome containing:
- a CDS encoding Gfo/Idh/MocA family oxidoreductase, producing MTKVRTIILGASHWHVPLCAPAMAEEHDMVGVGDDDVSRVQVQDLAKAWGAPVEADWRKLVDLPDVGLAYVFGPHDGMAEKCLALIQRGIPFVVEKPLGTSLDELSVVRQAAEAAGVPATVPLVQRGGPTELWLAKAGRPTYQRASFIAGPPARYLGNANPWMLDPVKAGGGCLANLGPHFIDMFLRGTGETETHVDSRLSSALHHQSVEDHASLIITTPEGREAIVEVGYAFPDSPLKRYCSFTSVGEAGFATVDSDGSATFTAVDGTTEVDKINVDSDPLYDPFVRSVARTLEDGFRGLTTLAQLENVMRPIWRAYDNQHGGIEHA
- a CDS encoding LacI family DNA-binding transcriptional regulator, coding for MPDLSIDVVAKAAGVHRSTVSRAFSRPEAVKSETREHILRVAEGLGYTMSPLAQALRRKTSTFIPLIVPDITNPFFAELAKTMTQAADERGYQLLLCVTNGDPAKTDGYFTAMQAMYAPFGIVAPSTKVDTEALKRFDFGHKVVVIDRVEGDDAVPTVTVDSRRGIMLALDHLHSLGHTSIGYVSGIAGTHTAQDRMDAYLELSAESGSAPVVLDSGSDLDAGTRGAEHYLAMDNPPTAIIAANDMVAFAVISALGQSGVRVPEDVSVIGFDGLALGARFNPALTTIRQPIADMGHIAIELAEKQNADGSVDHIVLEPELLVRASTSGPRA
- a CDS encoding VOC family protein; amino-acid sequence: MTAPMSGAQESTLRRLPGLQHTDHVGLTVPNLEEGIRFFVDVLGAEELYRSERGPDEDFMPTNFEVPADAKLTLAMLRLPPNLNIELFEWSSTERRTTPPRHCDAGGHHLCFVVDDVDEAIAVLQDIPGVRVLGERKEVAGDSPRVAGNRWTYFITPWGLLMEIVDRSRVAAPPRLVGPTDWAAPPNTSERT
- a CDS encoding sugar phosphate isomerase/epimerase family protein, coding for MRLAGHTLGTPNHTVPQALELFRAAGLDAAEVIYQNDYTSGLPLGDRRAAMEALKAAEATGIPIVGLTPYTTAINSLDDTEWRQGVDEFRGAIDTAHLLGADRVRVYAGSWHPGDTDHGARWAQLRKALETLAPEADQAGVRLCVENHFGTMTQTAAETAALVREIAQPSVRVLYDQANLTFTHDENYEQAFAVQGDLIGHVHVKDLVFTDPNAAFRATETARVNASERAVRSRVVGSGVVPWSQILAALLRHSYDDVLSIELEYRWHPQDLPAPEDGFRQSATVLRAMLTELAEVRNA